Below is a genomic region from Arcanobacterium haemolyticum DSM 20595.
GAGGGGCAGTTGCGTCAGTTCGGCGGCGAATCGATGCTGGCACAGTTTACAGGGATGCTTGAGGTTGAGAGTGCAGAAGGTGGCCGCGACGGTTCCCTTGACGGTGCTCCTGGGAGTGAAGGCTGGCATTACCGCACTCGGATCGATGTGCTGAAACTGGATACGGGCGTTGGCATGCACGTGATGCGAACCAACGATCTGGTTCCGTTAGAGCGGATTCCGTTGGCTGTTCGGGCGATGGAAAAATTAGACGTGTTTGGTACCGCATGGGACGGTCACGTTCCATTCAAGAAGCGGATGCGTTTGGTTGCGCCGAGTGGGGGAGAGCCTCTTGCCGTGATCGACGGCGTGGCGTTCTGTGAACCAGGGCGCAGAATCGGATCTGATATCCACGAAATCGTGACGTATCGCGGGCAACTTTACGACTACACGATCAATGTAAACAGTTTTTGGCAGATCCACGAATACGCCCCCAGTTCGCTTGTTGCTCACGTGTTTGATGCTCTTGGTGTGGAACTAGGCGATACTCTTGTGGATCTGTATTCAGGATCGGGATTGTTTTCCCTGGTGGGAGCAAATATCGTAGGTCCTGGCGGCCGCGTGTTGGCTTTTGAAGGCGATGAACGTGCCACCTCATACGCTCAACAAAATCTCCGTAGCGTACCATGGGCCAGCGCCCAAGCGGCAACGATCGATGCAGAGAACATCCGTTCCCTCACTGACGGTGCCGATATCGTGATCGCTGATCCGCCACGTGCCGGACTTGGCGTTGATGCCGCTATGATGCTGGCGCAATCGGATGCGCGCCGAATCGCCCTAGTTTCCTGCGATTCGGCCTCCATGGCTAGGGATGTGAGCGCCTTACTTCACGCAGGCCGCCGTTTAGAATCGTTTGCCGCGGTGGATATCTTCCCGAACACCCATTTTGTTGAAACAGTGTGCGTCGTATCGTAGAATCCGGAGTCGTATCGTAGAATCTGGAGCCAGATCGGCGCCAAGCAGGGCAACAGTGCCGTATACGATACTCCCGGCCTGTCAGCCGCATGAGTTAAGACTCCCAAGGATTGAGAACTGGAACGTGTAGCGGTTTAACATGTTTTTCATTACGGGAAACTAAAAGTAGATGATGAGCATCAGCTATAGCAGCAATATAGGCATCATCAATCGGTGCTTTTTCTGGCACCTCGAATGTGTTAAATCGTAGAGACGCCGCTAGATCAAAACTCAAGATTCGCCCGTCAAATGTTGGCAATAAATCGTGCTCAAACCACCGTGAAAGAATCTGAGCCTGTTGTATATCGCGCTTCGCGATAGCACGGATACCTCTGCCTATTTCAGCAACCGTCAAGCTTGATATATAACAATCAGTTTGGGGAATGTTGTGTGCCCACTGTGCAACCTGCGGGTTTTTATCTGGCCGGCGAAGTGCAGAAACAACATTGGTATCTAATAGATACTTCACAGCACAATCTCTCGCATTCCTACACCGTTGCGTCCGGGATCAAAGATAAAATCTTCCGAAAGATCTGGTTCTTTTTGTGCCAGTGCTTCACAGATACTTCGGGACTTTGCGTTCAAAGCAGAACGGAGAATTGCACGGGCTTCTGCTTCCATCGAGGTTCCTTTATGAGCAGCAAGGTTTTTCAGTGCTTGCTTCGTTCCTGTTGGCAAATCACGAATCAATAGTTGCTCCATAAATTCCTCACGCCCTTCCAATCATTGATATCACATATTCGATATCTTACGCTTCTATGCTCCTATTGCCCAGGCTTCCCCCTCACGGAATCATATAAAAGCGCCAGGCAGGGCAACAGTGCCATATACGATACTTCCGGCCTGTCAGCCGCTTTTATTTGCCTATGAAACGGGGTTATGCAATCTCCAAGGCCGTCACCTGCCAGCGTTCGCGGAAGATTTCCAACCGCAATGCGGCAGCACGAATCCGAAAACCGTCATGGATAACGATCCCAACCTCAGCAACTCTACGCCGCGGGTGAGTCACATGGAGACGTCGAATTAATGGAGGAGTGGTGTGTGGAGCAGCGCCTGCTATCCGAGCATTGAGCCCAGCCCGTGAACATAAATGACGATAAACACCAGGAGCTAGCCACGATTGAAGTTGCCGAACTGGCCGGTGCCCCAGCAGTACCTCAATTGCCTGCCCAATGACTCGTGCGGCAAATTTCGGTGCAGGAATAACCGAGTCAGGCAAAGGGTGGTCAAGGGAGAACCGATCATCTTCGTCATCAACTCTTTCCGTACAACTCAAACGTATCGCGATCCGATCAAAAGGACGTTCTGGCGAGGTAACTGGCGGGGTGGCGCGGCGCTCCATCACCGAAACGGTTGGGACACGTTGAAAATCTGGTCGATTTTCCTGTGAAACGGGGACAAAACGGAGAGCGCGAGGTTCGGAAGTAACCTCGGATAAAACGCTGGTCATCATAGGGTCCTTTCAACGGGTGGAAGAATGATCTGCTGTCCTGGGTAAAGAAGCTGAGGATCGGAAATCTGCGGGTTTGCTGCCACGATGCGTTTAACTAAAGAAGCGGTTTCGGTAGGCGAACTGTAAGGTGCGATTTTTTCTGCGATACTCCACAATGAATCGCCTGGTTGGATCGTGAAAATAGAGGTTTGTTCGTCAAGCACGCGAGGCTTTGTGATATGTGCACGTAAAGAATCAGGAGTTCGCTGGATTTGCCTACCAAATTCGCTTGTAACGACTACGGGTGTGCTATCGGAAAGCGGCGCTGCATACGCTGGTGTGGGAAGTAATAGCAAAGTTCCTATGGCAATCCGCCGAGCCTTAGGTGAACCAACTGCCGCAATCACACGCAAAAGTTGATGGTGACGCTTTAAAACGGCAAAATATACGATAAGCTATTCCACAGGAATAATCCTGCCAATAGTGATAAACCGCTAATTCCTAAGAGTTGATCGGGCGTAAAGGGGCGTTCGGAATGGCTCAAATATGCTATCTCTGTTCCACTTCCTATGGAACAGAGTAAGAGAAACACCCCTTTTAGCATCTCAATCACCTCTTTTTGTAATGTTTAATGACGTTTGATATTGTTACGTGAT
It encodes:
- a CDS encoding class I SAM-dependent RNA methyltransferase, whose product is MLNVGSYVDLEITDVAYGGECVAHHDGVPVFVRGAILGERVIAEVTKVQAHGCRAIVRDVQEAAPTRIAHPWPLGSVGATGAADYGHMTLAGQHDMISRMLEGQLRQFGGESMLAQFTGMLEVESAEGGRDGSLDGAPGSEGWHYRTRIDVLKLDTGVGMHVMRTNDLVPLERIPLAVRAMEKLDVFGTAWDGHVPFKKRMRLVAPSGGEPLAVIDGVAFCEPGRRIGSDIHEIVTYRGQLYDYTINVNSFWQIHEYAPSSLVAHVFDALGVELGDTLVDLYSGSGLFSLVGANIVGPGGRVLAFEGDERATSYAQQNLRSVPWASAQAATIDAENIRSLTDGADIVIADPPRAGLGVDAAMMLAQSDARRIALVSCDSASMARDVSALLHAGRRLESFAAVDIFPNTHFVETVCVVS
- a CDS encoding type II toxin-antitoxin system VapC family toxin gives rise to the protein MKYLLDTNVVSALRRPDKNPQVAQWAHNIPQTDCYISSLTVAEIGRGIRAIAKRDIQQAQILSRWFEHDLLPTFDGRILSFDLAASLRFNTFEVPEKAPIDDAYIAAIADAHHLLLVSRNEKHVKPLHVPVLNPWES
- a CDS encoding FitA-like ribbon-helix-helix domain-containing protein; this translates as MEQLLIRDLPTGTKQALKNLAAHKGTSMEAEARAILRSALNAKSRSICEALAQKEPDLSEDFIFDPGRNGVGMREIVL
- a CDS encoding Rv3235 family protein — its product is MMTSVLSEVTSEPRALRFVPVSQENRPDFQRVPTVSVMERRATPPVTSPERPFDRIAIRLSCTERVDDEDDRFSLDHPLPDSVIPAPKFAARVIGQAIEVLLGHRPVRQLQSWLAPGVYRHLCSRAGLNARIAGAAPHTTPPLIRRLHVTHPRRRVAEVGIVIHDGFRIRAAALRLEIFRERWQVTALEIA
- a CDS encoding LysM peptidoglycan-binding domain-containing protein, which codes for MLDEQTSIFTIQPGDSLWSIAEKIAPYSSPTETASLVKRIVAANPQISDPQLLYPGQQIILPPVERTL